Proteins from a single region of Anthonomus grandis grandis chromosome 10, icAntGran1.3, whole genome shotgun sequence:
- the LOC126741385 gene encoding uncharacterized protein LOC126741385 — protein MLVRLKDLSLARFRLSLSTVVVRGDKQRGPRMWACLIPVLVLSGHILSLQGKKVSFENQQVAATTAANVSDFFLTASIVTFILYMPKNSEDFFQFFSKLYPEGNQLFGPLLAIKKNHFWRNFLICNLCIGSLVSLNASFFLVNFGWSTYKYVIFRDLEFYMYNLLLLLLLALVRKLEMRFAELNELLEYKTEHFLKTNSNAKQNDDEAELDNRLSFILNSEHFYSVRTFRTMHYDLCRLVKRFNEMFGRIILSMIVFSIANILAKVTFIIDFYVTPRSEEEKHKWSLFVGIVCAWIFANLGQAYLFSYYGEQITKEGEKTTRTCFYLLNKVPFQTKNEDENLVQDELKLFALQSYSNIPFLSAGGFFDINFRVLGLVISSVTSYLMVIIQFLLRPQTS, from the exons ATGCTAGTCCGGTTAAAAGATTTGTCACTAGCCAGATTTCGGCTCTCTTTAAGCACAGTAGTTGTCAGGGGAGACAAGCAGAGGGGCCCACGTATGTGGGCCTGTCTCATTCCAG ttttagtaTTGTCTGGTCACATCCTATCCCTCCAAGGCAAAAAAGTAAGCTTCGAAAACCAACAAGTGGCCGCGACCACAGCAGCCAACGTGAGTGACTTTTTTCTAACTGCAAGCATagttacatttattttgtatatgccGAAAAACAGCGAGGACTTCTTCCAGTTTTTCTCCAAGCTTTATCCCGAAGGAAATCAGCTATTCGGACCTTTActtgccattaaaaaaaatcatttttggagGAACTTCCTGATATGCAACCTCTGTATCGGGAGCCTGGTCAGCCTTAACGCCTCATTCTTTTTGGTTAATTTCGGATGGTCAACAtacaaatatgtaatatttAGAGATTTAGAATTCTACATGTATAACTTGCTGCTGTTATTGCTGTTAGCTTTAGTTAGAAAACTCGAGATGAGATTTGCAGAGTTAAACGAATTATTGGAATATAAAAcggagcattttttaaagacgAATAGTAATGCTAAGCAAAATGATGATGAAGCTGAACTTGATAATAGGCtaagtttcattttaaattcGGAACACTTTTATAGTGTGCGAACATTTAGGACTATGCACTACGATCTTTGCCGATTGGTTAAGAGGTTTAACGAAATGTTTGGAAGAATAATTTTGTCGATGATAGTATTTAGTATAGCGAATATTTTAGCTAAGGTGACGTTTATAATTGATTTCTATGTAACCCCAAGGAGTGAGGAAGAAAAGCATAAATGGTCACTATTCGTTGGGATTGTTTGTGCATGGATATTTGCTAATTTA ggACAAGCTTACCTATTTTCCTACTACGGAGAACAAATCACCAAAGAAGGAGAAAAAACTACCAGgacttgtttttatttattaaataaggtGCCCTTTCAAACGAAGAACGAGGATGAAAATCTGGTTCAAGATGAACTAAAATTATTTGCCCTTCAAAGCTACTCCAACATACCTTTCCTTTCGGCAGGAGGATTTTTCGATATCAATTTTAGAGTGTTAGGTCTAGTGATATCTAGCGTAACATCATATCTTATGGTTATTATTCAATTTCTCTTAAGACCGCAAACGAGTTAA